In one window of Leptospira sp. GIMC2001 DNA:
- a CDS encoding tellurite resistance TerB family protein: MPTKRIITGLSSRNFGNYPDTSLTDHPYLKNGRDIRLEYAKILVSLWSYACMADGAFHDKEGNLVGEMVKALFESGSILADYQETRSEIIEVLSDTFDNPLPMKTICKVVEGNDQYALNFYEDAVCIVSADGKLKKDERSFLDELALEFQLSNMDKHQVEKRYDLV; the protein is encoded by the coding sequence ATGCCAACCAAAAGGATAATTACAGGACTTTCTTCTAGAAATTTCGGGAACTACCCAGACACTTCACTTACAGATCATCCATATCTTAAGAACGGAAGAGATATTCGATTGGAATATGCAAAGATCCTAGTAAGTCTATGGTCCTATGCTTGTATGGCGGATGGAGCTTTCCACGATAAGGAAGGCAATCTTGTCGGCGAGATGGTGAAGGCATTGTTTGAATCAGGAAGTATACTTGCTGATTATCAGGAGACTCGCTCCGAGATCATAGAAGTTTTGTCCGATACTTTTGACAATCCTCTTCCAATGAAAACAATTTGTAAGGTTGTTGAAGGCAATGATCAATATGCATTGAATTTTTATGAAGATGCGGTGTGCATTGTGTCCGCTGACGGTAAGCTCAAGAAAGATGAAAGAAGTTTTCTCGATGAACTCGCCCTTGAATTTCAATTGAGCAATATGGATAAGCACCAAGTAGAGAAGAGATACGATCTCGTTTGA
- a CDS encoding ATP-binding protein — MSIRKLFLAIFIINVILILSLLISIIYLLNEQKSLTKSRQYRFEAVKLAEELRQSSDDLTRFARTYVVTGDTFFKDSYWEIVGIRDGLIEIPIGYDGVFWDLIVSSKDKPESSGVKKSLLSRMEYLGFEDYEMWELATAKANSDGLISTEEIAMNAVEGRFKDSEGGFTIRRKPNPDYARKILYDKKYHSDKKSIMAPIGRFIRSVEKRSLREISALESSIQNILYFISGLLVLMIISFIISIYSIQKKVNEPIKILQDYAIKIGNQEWNSSINLKSKDEMGTLARAFTETKIKILKLVRELNHNYTELDSKKMELENTLEELKSTQAQLIQSEKMSTLGQLVAGIAHEINTPLGAIRGSAENLKHESEALLLDAADYWNGLDATSRFQFQKLIQLSEKNKILNSRDKRKYRASIENKLRDLGCEKSEYLADLYTDMGVPDEETQDVWDQFLLNNYPEKSIPIIYKLTRQRKNTENILLSVNRASKIVFALKKYSHSDVLEDKVKFELTDSIDTVLTIYHNILKYGIDVKRHLHDQISILGFPDELGQVWTNLIYNAIQAMDSKGTLTITTKLESNLNGDFVIVAIRDTGKGIPEENRKKIFDPFFTTKGRGEGTGLGLDIVKRIIDKHDGKIDFESIVGEGTTFFVTLPVTK, encoded by the coding sequence ATGAGCATAAGAAAATTGTTTCTAGCTATTTTTATAATCAATGTAATACTTATATTAAGTCTTTTGATTTCGATAATCTATTTGTTGAATGAACAGAAAAGTTTAACAAAAAGTCGGCAGTATAGATTTGAAGCCGTTAAATTAGCAGAAGAGCTACGCCAGAGCTCAGATGATTTGACTCGATTTGCAAGAACTTACGTAGTCACGGGTGATACATTTTTTAAAGATTCTTATTGGGAAATAGTTGGCATTCGAGATGGATTGATAGAAATTCCAATTGGCTACGATGGTGTGTTCTGGGATCTAATTGTCTCATCTAAAGATAAACCAGAATCATCTGGAGTAAAAAAATCTCTGCTTAGCCGAATGGAATATTTGGGATTTGAAGATTACGAAATGTGGGAACTGGCAACTGCCAAAGCAAATTCCGACGGATTGATTAGTACAGAAGAAATTGCAATGAATGCAGTTGAGGGTAGATTCAAAGATTCTGAAGGTGGATTTACCATTCGCAGAAAGCCTAATCCAGATTATGCGAGAAAAATTCTCTATGACAAAAAATATCATAGTGATAAGAAATCTATCATGGCACCAATTGGAAGATTTATTCGCTCAGTTGAGAAACGCAGTTTAAGAGAAATAAGTGCTTTAGAGTCAAGTATTCAGAACATTTTGTACTTTATTTCAGGTCTTTTAGTACTAATGATTATTTCATTCATAATTTCCATTTATTCGATTCAGAAAAAAGTGAATGAGCCAATTAAAATTTTACAAGATTACGCCATCAAAATAGGCAATCAAGAATGGAATTCTTCCATCAATCTTAAATCTAAGGACGAAATGGGGACTCTCGCAAGAGCCTTCACGGAAACAAAGATAAAAATTCTAAAGCTTGTTCGAGAATTGAATCATAACTATACAGAATTAGATTCCAAAAAGATGGAACTTGAGAATACTTTAGAAGAATTGAAATCGACCCAAGCTCAGCTCATTCAGTCCGAGAAAATGTCGACACTTGGTCAACTAGTAGCTGGTATAGCCCACGAAATCAATACTCCATTAGGCGCAATTCGTGGTTCAGCTGAGAATTTAAAACATGAGTCAGAAGCATTGCTTCTGGATGCAGCGGACTATTGGAACGGACTTGACGCAACAAGTAGATTTCAATTTCAAAAATTGATTCAATTGTCTGAGAAAAATAAAATATTAAATTCGCGTGATAAAAGAAAATATCGAGCTTCAATAGAGAATAAACTGCGCGATTTAGGATGTGAAAAGTCAGAATATCTCGCAGACCTTTATACTGATATGGGCGTCCCAGACGAAGAAACTCAGGATGTGTGGGATCAATTCTTATTAAATAATTATCCGGAGAAATCCATTCCAATTATTTACAAATTAACGCGACAGAGAAAGAATACAGAAAATATCTTGCTATCTGTAAATAGAGCTTCCAAAATCGTTTTTGCTTTGAAGAAGTATTCTCATTCAGATGTGCTTGAGGATAAAGTAAAATTTGAACTTACCGATTCGATTGATACAGTTCTAACAATTTATCATAATATTTTAAAATATGGAATTGATGTTAAGAGACATTTGCACGATCAGATTTCTATTCTTGGGTTCCCCGATGAATTGGGACAAGTTTGGACTAACCTTATCTACAACGCAATTCAAGCTATGGATTCAAAAGGAACACTGACTATAACCACAAAGCTTGAGTCCAATCTTAACGGCGATTTTGTAATTGTGGCAATCCGTGACACTGGCAAAGGCATTCCAGAAGAGAATCGAAAAAAAATATTTGATCCTTTCTTTACAACGAAAGGTCGAGGTGAAGGAACTGGATTAGGATTGGATATAGTAAAAAGAATCATTGACAAACATGATGGAAAAATTGACTTTGAAAGTATTGTAGGAGAAGGCACGACATTTTTTGTGACGTTGCCAGTTACCAAATGA
- a CDS encoding choice-of-anchor D domain-containing protein gives MKKYLIVLLLSFFQFCIPGIDNPLENNDSSKGSSAFAMLALFLGGAVAQATDRPTVSLPNGMGSPSIVRSDMTPPEHFGGAFRAIGDVYEIGDPNNPVKFQNGFAEIEYKIDKDRILSSGLMLEFQVFWYDRASQEWKPVDKLRYDESREVLIAYTSHLTPFVPAATIASSGDTTAPPACIAEDYPTNIGGSNASSAGFMVVGEGFQYYKDRTYTIVPTSVSSINQTSFAAYGFSNAVGVATCNGNGVGTAGCGQNAQEKAYSGNDYIVFTAQSNIDLYLMYDTRGGVNLNDASKDASWIQSSGFVSTGNFVETTDPMRFYRIYKKAFSVGQEVRLHGNKNGVGSPAIDTNYWLIMKPQGNTTPAPSTSLCVTAAPATPGSASILIRQGGTNIDHGGNYNFGNVTPGGSTGPIGFSIHNFGDSNLELPGTPVVSITGADAAYFNVVQPTFPIASGQSANFSVSFNPITAGFKTATMVVESNDPSKPTYSVGLQGHAGSSNKSITSFTINSPTTIGTIVGHDISLSVPFGTNVTNLVTSFTFTGVQVRVGGITQTSGVTINNFTNPIVYSVQAQDGTTQNYTVSVTVLPEPTPETPHISQVLASGTKAFVEWYPSVGATTYTVYYGSSPGITTGSAFNPPTSQHFAEITGLTPGILYYFRVVATNSGGNSALSPESSAITTSIPFGTASAGAHVDISAGQGNGSAGQRLSPLFDLVNHKILVVAENQANGSRPGLFHCNMDGSNCLYKDISADQGIGSGIEPSAVIDPFNHKILVVANNQSNGNLPGLFRCDLDGNNCTYKNISEGQGLASAWWSRLLLDLFNKKLLLVTVDHSNNDFVLLRCDLEGNSCTNSRISAGLSGGWLAAVIDYSNKKLLVATTNYLNEDKPSLFRCNLDGSACSHTDISSGQGFESGAYPTIVLDILNGKILVVTTNIDNGARLGLFRCNLDGSACTHTDISANQGDSNGNMKSTFLDSVNGKLLVVIEQYTNEFKPSLFRCNVDGTNCNQTDISSGQGFNSGRFPSVLIDPVSGKLLVVTTNYSNNGKPSIFLW, from the coding sequence ATGAAAAAATATTTGATTGTTTTATTACTTTCTTTTTTCCAGTTCTGCATTCCAGGAATCGATAATCCTTTAGAAAATAATGATTCTAGTAAAGGTAGTTCAGCCTTCGCAATGCTGGCATTGTTTTTAGGTGGAGCTGTAGCCCAGGCAACAGACCGACCGACAGTCAGTTTACCGAATGGGATGGGTTCGCCTTCTATTGTTCGGTCGGATATGACACCACCTGAGCATTTTGGTGGAGCTTTTCGGGCGATTGGGGACGTGTATGAAATTGGAGATCCGAACAATCCTGTAAAATTTCAAAACGGATTTGCCGAAATAGAGTATAAAATTGACAAAGACAGAATTCTCAGCTCAGGATTAATGTTAGAATTCCAGGTATTTTGGTATGATAGAGCGAGTCAAGAATGGAAACCTGTAGATAAACTTCGTTATGATGAATCAAGGGAAGTTCTGATTGCATATACAAGCCATTTGACTCCCTTTGTTCCAGCTGCGACGATTGCAAGTTCGGGAGACACAACAGCTCCACCAGCTTGTATTGCAGAAGATTATCCGACTAACATCGGTGGAAGCAATGCAAGTAGTGCAGGATTTATGGTTGTAGGTGAAGGCTTTCAATACTACAAAGACAGAACATACACAATAGTTCCAACATCGGTATCTTCAATTAACCAGACTAGCTTTGCAGCTTATGGTTTTAGCAATGCAGTAGGTGTTGCAACGTGTAATGGAAATGGTGTTGGAACAGCAGGTTGCGGACAAAATGCACAGGAAAAGGCATATTCTGGCAATGACTATATAGTATTTACAGCTCAGAGCAATATCGACTTATACTTGATGTATGACACTAGGGGTGGTGTTAATTTAAATGATGCTTCCAAGGATGCTTCTTGGATACAATCGAGCGGATTTGTCAGCACAGGGAATTTCGTTGAGACAACAGATCCCATGAGATTCTACAGAATCTATAAGAAGGCATTTAGTGTCGGGCAGGAGGTTCGGCTCCATGGAAATAAAAATGGAGTGGGTAGCCCAGCCATTGATACAAATTATTGGCTAATCATGAAACCGCAAGGTAATACTACACCAGCACCTTCAACCAGTTTATGTGTCACAGCTGCACCAGCAACCCCAGGATCTGCTTCTATATTAATTAGGCAAGGGGGAACCAACATAGATCATGGGGGCAATTACAATTTTGGAAATGTAACACCTGGCGGTAGCACCGGACCTATCGGTTTCTCAATTCATAATTTCGGTGATAGTAATCTAGAGTTACCGGGAACTCCAGTAGTTTCTATCACTGGAGCAGATGCGGCATACTTCAATGTGGTACAACCGACATTCCCTATTGCTAGTGGTCAATCTGCGAATTTTTCTGTTAGTTTTAATCCAATTACAGCAGGTTTTAAAACAGCTACAATGGTTGTTGAAAGTAATGATCCAAGTAAACCGACATATTCAGTTGGATTGCAGGGTCATGCTGGCTCTTCGAACAAATCAATTACCAGTTTCACCATCAATTCACCAACAACTATTGGAACCATCGTCGGACATGATATATCTTTGAGTGTTCCTTTTGGAACCAATGTCACTAATCTTGTAACAAGCTTTACATTCACTGGAGTCCAGGTCCGCGTAGGAGGAATCACCCAAACGAGTGGAGTGACAATTAACAATTTCACCAATCCTATAGTATATTCAGTGCAAGCACAAGATGGGACGACGCAAAATTATACTGTGAGTGTGACGGTGCTACCTGAACCAACTCCAGAAACTCCACATATATCTCAAGTCTTAGCTAGCGGTACAAAAGCATTTGTAGAATGGTACCCATCGGTTGGAGCCACCACCTACACCGTTTACTATGGAAGCTCGCCAGGAATCACTACGGGCTCTGCATTCAATCCACCAACCTCGCAGCATTTTGCTGAGATCACAGGACTGACCCCCGGAATTCTGTATTATTTTCGAGTAGTTGCGACAAATTCAGGAGGAAATTCTGCTCTTTCACCTGAGTCATCGGCAATAACAACTTCAATTCCATTCGGGACGGCGAGTGCAGGTGCTCATGTTGATATTTCTGCAGGGCAAGGAAATGGTTCAGCTGGTCAGCGCCTTTCACCGCTTTTTGATCTAGTCAACCATAAAATTCTTGTTGTAGCTGAGAATCAGGCCAACGGAAGTCGACCTGGTCTTTTCCATTGCAATATGGACGGAAGTAATTGTTTATACAAAGATATTTCAGCTGACCAAGGTATTGGTTCAGGAATAGAACCATCAGCAGTGATTGATCCATTCAATCATAAAATTCTCGTAGTGGCAAACAATCAATCCAATGGAAACCTTCCTGGTCTTTTTCGTTGCGATCTGGACGGAAATAATTGTACTTACAAAAATATTTCAGAGGGTCAGGGGCTAGCTTCTGCATGGTGGTCAAGATTACTCCTTGATTTGTTCAATAAAAAACTATTGCTCGTTACGGTTGATCATTCAAACAACGATTTCGTCTTGCTTCGTTGCGATTTAGAAGGAAATTCTTGTACAAACTCGAGGATTTCAGCTGGATTATCCGGCGGATGGCTAGCAGCTGTAATAGACTATAGCAACAAGAAACTATTGGTGGCCACAACGAATTATTTAAATGAAGATAAACCGTCTTTATTTCGATGCAATCTTGACGGAAGTGCCTGCTCGCATACGGATATCTCATCCGGGCAGGGTTTTGAATCAGGAGCCTATCCAACTATAGTTTTAGATATTCTTAATGGCAAAATTTTAGTCGTTACGACAAATATTGACAACGGAGCACGGCTCGGTCTTTTTCGATGTAATCTTGATGGAAGTGCCTGCACCCATACTGACATTTCAGCAAATCAAGGCGACAGTAATGGCAATATGAAGTCTACTTTCCTTGACTCAGTTAATGGGAAGCTATTAGTTGTTATTGAACAGTACACCAATGAGTTTAAGCCTTCACTCTTTCGCTGCAATGTAGATGGAACGAATTGTAATCAAACAGATATTTCATCTGGACAAGGATTCAATTCAGGAAGATTCCCATCCGTATTGATAGATCCTGTGAGCGGTAAACTTTTGGTGGTAACAACAAATTATTCAAATAACGGCAAACCTTCCATTTTCCTATGGTGA
- a CDS encoding NAD(P)/FAD-dependent oxidoreductase, translating into MTQSDSYDVIIIGGSFAGLSAGLALGRSVRKVLILDGGEPCNRFTAHSHNFLTHDGQSPGEILRLAKNDLSRYNTVRMELDLAVSGKKISDQKSEGFEIKTKSGKIFQASKLIFATGVKDILPDLQGFADCWGKSIIHCPYCHGYEFKNQSTGILGNGGITFEFTKMIYNLTKDLRIFTNGESLFSAEEKSKLSNRNIEIFESEIKELKYHDGMLQLIELADNSKIPIDALYFRPDFEHKTNIPESLGCELGEMGYLKIDAFSKTSIDGVYACGDNTTMMRSVSNAVAMGNLAGAMANKDLAGEKF; encoded by the coding sequence ATGACCCAATCAGATTCTTACGACGTTATTATAATAGGTGGAAGTTTTGCGGGACTCTCAGCGGGATTGGCATTGGGACGATCCGTACGCAAAGTTCTGATATTGGATGGCGGAGAGCCTTGCAATCGATTTACTGCTCATTCCCATAACTTTTTGACCCATGATGGTCAGAGCCCTGGAGAAATTCTGCGACTAGCAAAGAATGATCTATCAAGATATAATACGGTTCGAATGGAATTGGATTTAGCTGTGAGTGGGAAAAAAATTTCGGATCAAAAATCAGAAGGATTCGAAATCAAAACTAAATCTGGCAAAATCTTCCAAGCTTCTAAATTAATTTTTGCCACAGGTGTAAAAGATATTCTTCCAGACCTTCAAGGTTTTGCAGATTGCTGGGGCAAGTCTATTATCCATTGCCCTTATTGTCACGGTTATGAATTTAAAAATCAATCCACGGGAATTCTTGGAAATGGTGGAATCACTTTTGAATTCACGAAGATGATATACAATTTGACAAAAGACCTGAGAATTTTTACAAATGGCGAGAGTTTATTCTCTGCTGAAGAAAAATCTAAATTATCGAATCGCAATATAGAAATATTTGAAAGTGAAATAAAAGAATTAAAATACCATGATGGTATGCTTCAATTGATTGAACTTGCTGACAATTCTAAAATTCCAATCGATGCTTTGTATTTTAGACCAGATTTTGAACACAAAACCAATATCCCAGAAAGCTTAGGATGTGAACTTGGCGAAATGGGTTATTTGAAGATCGATGCATTTTCCAAAACTAGTATTGATGGTGTCTATGCTTGCGGTGATAACACGACCATGATGCGATCTGTGTCCAATGCAGTAGCGATGGGTAATTTAGCGGGCGCAATGGCAAATAAAGATTTGGCTGGGGAAAAATTTTAA
- the metG gene encoding methionine--tRNA ligase has product MSEKILVTTALPYANGSIHLGHVLEGIQADIWVRYNRAIGNKCYFFCADDTHGTPIMLAAKKANKTPDEYIKKVHDEHYKDLTSFGISYDLYYTTNSEENKKLAEEIYLRLKEKGNISDRNIQQTYCEHDKMFLPDRFIKGTCPKCGAKDQYGDSCEVCGATYSPTDLLDPHCAICGNVPVLKESKHLFFRLQDYQAPLENWLSTPGRLQEGAKKKLLEWFETGLQEWDISRDGPYFGFEIPGEVNKFFYVWLDAPVGYMAASRKFFETNEEEFNSIWRKGEGQIVHFIGKDILYFHGLFWPAMLMGAEFTTPNKLYVHGFMTVGGEKMSKSRGTFVNASTFAKHLDTEHFRFYMAARLGSGMDDVDISFDDYLSRVNSDLIGNLVNIVSRVSTSILDKLDRRLGTLQDEGKSLFDKLLASEENIRKNYEERNYHRVMREVASLGDQVNKYVNDNAPWVLVKNDPEKARKVVTTALNCAKILFLYLYPVIPKTTQKVINFLGIEGVPDFSIISQKIENIQLPAYEHITQRANEKGIQDMIEETKNEYDKAQLLAGKNNPSIASNQPDQTGKSESKGNSTDTVTNDGYISIEDLSKVELRVGHIKDANHVEGADKLLQVTVDLGEHGSKNVFAGIKSAYKPEDLVGLKVVVVANLKPRKMKFGMSEAMLLASGNGETLSLFIPHRDANPGDLLK; this is encoded by the coding sequence ATGTCTGAGAAAATTCTGGTTACCACAGCTCTCCCGTATGCGAACGGATCTATTCATTTAGGTCATGTTTTAGAAGGTATACAGGCTGATATTTGGGTTCGTTACAATCGTGCAATTGGAAATAAATGTTATTTCTTCTGTGCGGATGATACGCATGGAACTCCGATCATGCTTGCAGCAAAGAAAGCAAACAAGACACCTGATGAATATATCAAAAAAGTTCATGATGAACATTATAAAGATCTAACATCTTTTGGAATTTCTTATGACTTGTATTATACAACAAATTCGGAAGAGAATAAAAAACTAGCAGAAGAGATTTATTTGCGACTAAAAGAAAAAGGAAATATTTCTGATCGCAATATTCAACAAACCTATTGCGAACATGATAAAATGTTTCTTCCCGATCGGTTCATCAAAGGAACTTGTCCCAAATGTGGTGCGAAAGATCAATATGGAGACAGTTGCGAAGTATGCGGAGCAACCTACTCACCAACCGATTTATTGGATCCTCACTGCGCTATCTGCGGTAATGTTCCCGTTCTAAAAGAATCCAAACACTTATTCTTTCGCTTACAAGACTACCAAGCTCCTCTAGAAAACTGGCTTTCGACACCCGGACGATTGCAAGAAGGTGCTAAAAAGAAATTATTAGAATGGTTCGAAACTGGATTGCAAGAATGGGATATTTCAAGAGACGGACCGTATTTTGGTTTTGAGATTCCAGGTGAAGTCAATAAATTTTTTTATGTTTGGTTAGATGCTCCTGTTGGCTATATGGCAGCGTCTAGAAAATTCTTTGAAACAAACGAGGAAGAATTTAATTCTATCTGGCGCAAAGGTGAAGGACAGATTGTTCACTTTATTGGAAAGGACATTTTGTATTTTCATGGACTATTTTGGCCAGCTATGTTGATGGGAGCTGAATTCACGACGCCTAACAAACTCTATGTCCATGGATTTATGACTGTAGGTGGCGAGAAAATGTCTAAGTCGAGAGGAACATTTGTAAATGCTTCTACTTTTGCGAAGCATCTAGACACAGAGCATTTTCGCTTCTATATGGCTGCAAGACTTGGCTCTGGAATGGATGATGTTGATATCTCTTTTGATGATTATCTATCTAGAGTCAATTCGGATCTTATTGGCAATCTAGTGAACATTGTGTCCAGAGTATCAACTTCTATTCTTGATAAATTGGATCGAAGACTTGGAACACTACAAGATGAAGGAAAAAGTTTGTTCGATAAACTTCTTGCATCCGAAGAAAATATTCGGAAAAATTATGAAGAAAGAAATTATCATCGAGTGATGCGCGAGGTTGCTTCTCTTGGAGATCAAGTTAATAAATATGTGAATGACAATGCACCTTGGGTTCTAGTGAAGAATGATCCTGAGAAAGCGAGAAAGGTTGTAACGACAGCATTAAATTGTGCAAAAATTTTGTTCCTCTATTTATATCCAGTCATTCCCAAGACGACTCAGAAAGTTATTAACTTTCTTGGTATTGAAGGAGTTCCTGACTTCTCTATAATATCTCAAAAAATCGAAAATATTCAACTACCAGCTTACGAGCATATAACGCAGAGAGCTAATGAAAAAGGAATTCAAGACATGATCGAAGAAACAAAAAATGAATACGATAAAGCTCAACTATTGGCAGGTAAAAACAATCCTAGCATAGCTTCCAATCAGCCAGATCAAACTGGAAAATCTGAATCCAAAGGGAATTCAACTGATACAGTGACAAATGATGGATATATCTCGATTGAAGATTTATCAAAAGTTGAGCTTCGGGTTGGACATATCAAAGATGCCAATCACGTGGAAGGTGCGGACAAATTGTTACAAGTTACTGTAGATTTGGGTGAACATGGATCAAAAAATGTTTTTGCTGGAATTAAGTCAGCTTATAAACCTGAAGACTTAGTCGGACTAAAAGTTGTAGTAGTTGCCAATCTCAAACCTAGAAAAATGAAATTTGGTATGAGCGAAGCAATGTTGCTTGCTTCTGGGAATGGAGAAACTCTATCGCTATTCATTCCTCATCGCGATGCCAATCCAGGCGATCTACTAAAATAA
- a CDS encoding response regulator, with amino-acid sequence MKKPIFLCVDDEESILDTLKEQLRAGFGEEFTYETAESADEAQEIIAEIENPNERVVLIVSDWLMPGMKGDEFLVNIQKDYPNIKKVLLTGQADPASIERAKTEGQIQAVMAKPWTKDGLISSIKEILAGAA; translated from the coding sequence ATGAAGAAGCCAATTTTTTTATGTGTTGATGATGAAGAAAGTATCTTAGACACTCTCAAAGAACAATTGAGAGCTGGTTTTGGTGAAGAGTTTACTTATGAAACTGCAGAATCTGCTGACGAAGCTCAAGAAATTATTGCCGAAATAGAAAATCCCAATGAGAGAGTGGTATTGATTGTAAGTGATTGGTTGATGCCTGGTATGAAAGGTGATGAATTCCTTGTAAATATACAAAAAGATTACCCCAATATCAAGAAAGTACTTTTGACAGGGCAAGCTGATCCTGCATCCATTGAGCGAGCTAAAACTGAGGGACAGATTCAAGCAGTCATGGCAAAACCTTGGACCAAGGACGGACTCATAAGCTCAATAAAAGAAATCCTTGCTGGTGCCGCTTAA
- a CDS encoding SpoIIE family protein phosphatase, with protein MQLLIPNSITEKSLYSANDNSKEEIPQGIRNSIQEIISNSGNGFFRIDSISLEISQQFDKTHPSIENQKIVYGFKFGSELLKSPGLILLDFTNQSMEKSLLISDIDFIQDKMVFIKDQVLLLLSNFVLQIQNSEKDFKILNQYIESDDLYNNSPIGYITVNSIGDILKANITFLDWIKLPKKKIVGHNLIDNFILPEYREAMRDLILNVIQGINVNELEVEIKSSKSNKLFCLVSGRNYFDKEKFARLSFFDMTEKAIIKKMLDEEMEKVIHNNSILNRDLEMAAKIQTRLLPSNNLFPFVEYIYKPLDQLGGDFCDLFRVGESIGIFISDVAGHGVPSAFVTAILKSSIEKSSDELKNDPAKFLAYLNESIIDFCDGRFVTAIYCLYNENTKMIKFSCAGHPSPYYLRDNSVSSLSLSLSGRPLGIFPMIESHPKYKMYQNEELQLISGDRLIFYTDGLLEAGIVDSNQEVFFEDLLLDKLILHSKLPLRQYLNKIIYELDMFLGDHPLEDDICMIGLDIS; from the coding sequence TTGCAACTTTTAATACCAAACTCAATTACAGAAAAGTCCTTATATTCAGCTAATGATAACTCTAAAGAAGAAATTCCCCAAGGAATCCGGAATTCAATTCAAGAAATTATTTCCAATTCGGGTAATGGCTTTTTTAGAATTGACTCCATTTCATTAGAAATCAGCCAGCAGTTTGACAAAACTCATCCAAGCATAGAGAATCAGAAAATTGTATATGGATTTAAGTTTGGGTCAGAACTACTGAAATCACCGGGACTCATTCTTTTAGATTTTACGAACCAATCTATGGAAAAATCTTTATTGATCTCAGACATAGATTTTATCCAGGACAAAATGGTATTTATAAAAGACCAAGTCCTCTTGTTGCTTTCAAATTTTGTACTTCAAATTCAAAATAGTGAGAAAGATTTTAAAATTCTTAATCAATATATCGAATCAGATGATCTATACAATAATTCTCCTATTGGTTATATAACTGTAAATTCGATCGGTGATATTTTGAAGGCGAACATAACATTTCTTGATTGGATCAAGTTGCCGAAGAAAAAAATCGTCGGACACAATTTGATCGATAATTTCATTCTTCCTGAATATAGAGAAGCAATGCGCGATCTTATCTTGAATGTAATTCAAGGAATCAATGTCAATGAGTTAGAAGTTGAAATTAAAAGTTCCAAATCAAACAAACTATTTTGTCTTGTATCAGGTAGAAATTACTTTGATAAGGAAAAATTTGCTCGACTTTCATTCTTCGATATGACAGAGAAAGCAATTATTAAGAAGATGTTGGATGAAGAAATGGAGAAAGTGATTCACAATAATTCCATTTTGAATCGAGACTTGGAGATGGCGGCTAAGATCCAAACCCGACTTCTTCCATCCAATAACTTATTTCCTTTTGTGGAATATATTTATAAACCATTGGATCAATTGGGTGGAGATTTTTGCGACTTGTTTCGTGTTGGTGAATCAATCGGAATTTTTATTAGTGATGTTGCGGGTCACGGAGTTCCATCTGCTTTTGTTACAGCAATTTTAAAGAGCAGTATAGAAAAATCCTCTGATGAACTAAAAAATGATCCAGCTAAATTTCTAGCTTATCTAAATGAGTCGATAATTGATTTTTGTGATGGACGGTTTGTAACAGCAATCTATTGCCTCTATAATGAGAATACAAAGATGATTAAGTTTTCATGTGCTGGTCATCCAAGTCCTTATTATTTGCGTGATAATTCTGTTTCCAGTCTCAGCCTTAGTTTATCTGGTAGGCCTTTGGGAATTTTTCCAATGATTGAGAGCCATCCTAAATATAAAATGTATCAAAATGAAGAATTGCAGCTTATTTCTGGTGATAGATTGATTTTTTATACGGATGGGCTTTTGGAAGCTGGAATAGTTGATTCCAATCAGGAAGTATTTTTTGAAGATTTATTATTAGATAAATTGATTCTACATTCTAAACTTCCACTTCGCCAATATCTTAATAAAATAATATACGAATTAGATATGTTTCTTGGAGATCACCCTTTGGAGGATGATATATGTATGATAGGGTTAGATATCAGTTGA